The following is a genomic window from Parabacteroides johnsonii DSM 18315.
TATCCGACCGGATCATGAGCCGGTACGGCGACACTCCCGAAGGCATGGTTGCCTCATGCATGGAATTCCTGCGTATCTGCCGGGAGGAAGACTTTCCCGATGTCGTGATTTCCATCAAAGCCTCGAACACGGTCGTCATGGTAAAAACCGTCCGTCTGTTGGTCAGGACAATGGAATCAGAAGATATGCACTACCCGTTGCATCTCGGTGTAACGGAAGCCGGCGACGGAGAAGACGGACGCATCAAAAGTGCCGTCGGAATCGGAGCCCTATTGTCCGATGGCATAGGTGATACGATCCGCGTCTCTTTGAGCGAAGATCCGGAGGCAGAAATCCCGGTTGCCCGTAAGTTGGTCGATTACATACTCGAACGCGAAGGGCACGAGCCATTAGAGGCCACACCTGCTCCGGGATATGATCCGGTAACAGTCGGACGCCGCCACAGCCGGGTGACGGAAGGAATCGGGGGTAACTTCCCGCCAGTCGTCATTTCCGACCGCAGCAACGGTGATTTCGAGTTTGATCATGCTTCCCAGCCGGACTATATATACATCGGCAAGGAAGATCCCGACAACCTGCCGGACAACTTCCGTCTTTTAGTAGACGCCCACTTCTGGAAAGAACGTCCGAACGCCTATCCTTTCTTTATCGCATCGGAAATAGAGGAACTGAAAGACTATTCTGTCCCCTTGAAATTTATCCGCCTCACCTACCGGGATCTGACCGACCGCGTAATCGAGGTCCTGAAAAAGGATACTTCCGTAATCGTAGTCTTGAGCACGCATCACCGGAACGGTATCGCTGCCGAACGCGCAGCCATGCATCGCCTGCTCATTGCCGGTTGCGATGTACCGGTTATCTTGCACCGCGACTATAGGGAAACAGATACCGAAGCTTTACAACTGAAATCGGCCGCCGATTTCGGAACTTTACTGTTAGATGGTTTCGGAGACGGGATCATGTTGCACAACGAAGGCTGCGAAGCGATGGTGACAGACAGTTGCATGTTCGGCATCCTGCAAGCAACCCGTACCCGCATCAGCAAAACAGAATATATCTCCTGTCCAAGCTGCGGACGAACTTTGTATGACCTACAAACCACAATCGCTCACATCAAGGAGGCCACTTCACATCTGAAAGGCTTGAAGATCGGCATCATGGGGTGCATCGTGAATGGCCCCGGCGAAATGGCGGATGCCGATTACGGCTATGTCGGTGCCGGAAAGAACCGGATCAGTTTGTACAAAGGCAAAGAATGTGTCCTGAAAAATATCTCCGAAGAAGAAGCTGTAGAACGATTGGTCCAGCTGATAAAGGAAAATGGAGACTGGAAAGGTTAAAAAAGATAAAATAGTAAAGAAAAATAACACATACGCTTGCGGATATAGAAATTGTAACTATATTTGTAGCACGTAAATTTTTTCATAGTTAAAGTTTTGGTTAGAGAAGGGCAGGCCTGTGAAGGTAGCCCTTTTCGTTTTTTAGTACTCTTCCCTAATGTCTTTCTCCCGGTCAAACCCCTCCTCGAACCGATTATCCTTGATCTCAGCATTAACAACACGCTGGAAAAAGAAACGATGGTTGTTCCAGTGGAAAGCCGGATAATCATGATTTTGTTTAATCACATTATTACGGAAGACAAGGCCATCCACCGATTTAGCATACAGGATCGGCATATCAAAGGTTTCGAACTCGTTGTCCTCGATCACGATCCCACCATGGAAATATTTCTTCTGACCTTTCAAATCCGGTATCTCCGGATAGATGGAGATAACAGCGTTCGTAAACTGGAACTGATTTGTCAACGCATTGATAAACTTGTTGTTCCGGATCAGTACGTCATGACAAGCCCCCGTCTCGAACCATCCGTTACAGTCACCACACAAAAGGATTGCCGTCCCGGAAGTGTGATCAAAAATGTTATTCTCGACTACCGTCTTCTTCGGAGTACTGAACAGGGAACCACGGGCACGATTGTTACGGATCACATTGTCGGCAAAATAAACCTCCGGTGTCCACTCCAGATTCTCGATACCGTAAGTGCCGGCCTCACTGATGGCGGGATCGACAGGCTTATCAAACGTAATGCGGAACTGCTTTGCACCATGATCGTCAGGCTTATCGACAGCTTCAATCGCAGTTACCTTGTTCTGTTTCCCTAAAATTTCCATTGTTTTGGAGTCGATAAACTGGACGGCATCACCCGGACGTCCCCATTCGAAACCGTAGGACTGACCGTGCATGTATTCACCGACCAATGTCTTGTCGTCTATTCGCTTTTGCACTTTCAGATAGGTTCCATGCACATTGATGGCATCATCCATCATGCCCTCGTACAGACCACCGACCGAACGAATCAACCCCTTACAGCCGGAAAAATGAGTCGCATCAGCCTGTGTCGTAAAATAACGCGGATCATCCTCGCCACGCAGGCAGACCGAGAATTTATCCAGTGTGATATTTTCGCTCATCTGTGCCAACAAACCCATTCCTTCCGCATAATGCACCTGTATATTTTTGAGTGTCGTATTCGTATCATGATACATGAATATCCCCGGAGTCGGACGGCCGTATCCACGGAAAACGACAACCGTGCCCGGTATCAGTTTCTTGTTCTTCCAGGGAGCGCAGATCTTGCGTGGCGCAATCTCTGCAACCTGTTTGCTGCCCACGCTGATATCACTGGTCGTATAGACCAATCGCTTTGTATCTCCTTCAAAAGCGATACCCCAAGCAGGGACATGCTCCCAACCTTCCCCTTTGGCGACAAAGTTACTGTCACGTATTTCGTATTCCACCCAAGGAGCAACCTCGTAGGTGATCATACCGCCGAGCGTGTCATTCTCCAGCACTTTCACCTGGCTGATATGCGGATTCGCAAAGTCAATACTGAAATTCTTCAACGTGCAATTATCCGAACCCACCAGAGAGACCGGAAGCATCCGCCCATGGAAAACCAATTCGGAGCCTTGCCCGTCAAAAACCACGTTCTTCATATTCTCGAAAGCCAGCCCCACCTGTTTCGGATTATCCTGGTCATGATTGGAGATGAAATATTCACGTTCCGAAGAACCTGTCGGATAAAAATCATAACGCCCTTTCGGCAGGAAGATCCGGACTGTGTCGGAATTCGATTCCGCCGCTATTTGTTGAAGGGCTTTTGCCATCAATGGAGAAGCGTTCTCGCCGGTATCAGGGTTCAATCCATATGAGGACAGATCATACGCACTGCCTTTACAAGCCGTAAGGAGAGCGACAAACAGAAGCATTACAATAGAATTTAGTTTCATGGCCTACATCTTTTGTTGATTATATTGATAAATATACAGGCAAATATACCATATTATTTGTAAATTTGCCCCTCTTAATACAATATAGATATGGAACATCCATTAAGCATTTACAACACACTCACAAGAAAAAAGGAACAGTTCATCCCGCTGCACGAACCGCATGTGGGTATGTATGTTTGTGGTCCTACCGTTTATGGCGATGCCCATCTGGGCCATGCACGTCCGGCGATCACATTTGATCTGCTGTTCCGTTATCTGACTCATATAGGATACAAAGTACGCTATGTACGCAACATAACGGATGTCGGTCACCTGGAACACGATGCAGACGACGGCGAAGACAAAATCGCCAAGAAAGCCCGTCTCGAACAACTCGAACCGATGGAGGTCGTGCAATATTACCTGAACCGTTACCACCGTGCAATGGAAGCGCTCAACGTATTGCCTCCCAGCATCGAACCGCATGCGTCCGGCCACATCATCGAACAGATAGAACTGGTCAAGAAGATACTGGATAACGGTTATGCGTACGAAAGCGAAGGTTCCGTTTATTTTGATGTGGAGAAATACAACAAAGATCATAACTACGGCGTTCTTTCCGGACGTAACATCGACGATATGTTGAATACGACCCGCGCATTGGACGGACAGGATGAGAAGCATAATCCGATCGATTTTGCCCTTTGGAAATGTGCACAGCCGGAACATATCATGCGCTGGCCTTCTCCCTGGAGCGACGGATTCCCCGGCTGGCATTGCGAATGCACGGCGATGGGCAAGAAATACTTGGGCGAACATTTCGACATCCACGGAGGTGGCATGGACTTGATCTTCCCGCATCACGAATGCGAGATTGCACAGGCTGTCGCTTCCCAAGGTGAAGATATGGTCCATTACTGGATGCACAACAATATGATCACCATCAACGGACAGAAGATGGGAAAATCCTTGGGCAACTTCATCACGCTGGACGAGTTTTTTACCGGGGACAATAAGATGTTGAGCCAAGCCTATTCACCTATGACCATCCGTTTCTTTATCCTTCAGGCGCATTATCGCAGCACGGTGGATTTCAGCAACGAAGCCTTGCAGGCCGCCGAAAAGGGGTTGGAACGCTTGATGGACGCCTACCACCACCTGATGAAGCTGAAGGCAGCCGACGTTTCAACAGTGGACGTAAAGGATTTGCGTCGCAAATGCTACGATGCGATGAACGACGACCTGAACTCACCGATCGTGATCGCCCATCTATTCGACGCAGCTCGCACAATCAACTCCGTAAAAGACGGTAAAGCTACGATTTCGCTCGAAGACCTGAAAGAGTTACAGGATGTATTCCATACGTTCATTTTCGATATCCTCGGAATGAAAGATGAAGCGGCTTCAGCTGGAAATAACAGCAATGAAGCGTTCGGCAAAGCTATGGATCTGTTGCTAACCATCCGCCAGCAGGCAAAAGCCAACAAGGACTGGGCTACATCAGACAAGATCCGCAACGAACTAACAGCTATCGGCTTCGAGATCAAAGACACGAAAGACGGAGCTGAATGGAAATTAAGCAAATAGAAAGATGACTATACAGGAATTTCTACAGGGCGACAAGTTCGCCCTGCTTGCTGGTGTCGAATTATTAGAAACCGCAAGCGGGTATGCAAAAGCACGCATGGAAATAAAACCGGAACATCTCAACGGTGGTGGCGTATGCCAAGGAGGCGCCATTTTTACGTTAGCAGACCTGGCCTTTGCAGCAGCCACAAATAGTCATGCACGCCTGACACTTTCCATCACATCCAGCATCAACTTCTTTAAAGCTGAAAGCAAAGGCTATCTTTATGCCGAAGCCCATGAGACATTTAGCCACAAACGGCTCGCGAACTGTGAAGTACGCATTACCAATGAAACCGGTGACCTGATCGCCACCTTCAACGGTACAGGCTATCGGAAAGACACGGAACTGCCTTTTGCCCCGATAGAATAAGATTCATCTCAATATTTCCAACAGACGGCGTCTGTTCGTTACTTTTTAAGTAAGTTTTCGTGTCAGTCGAATAATTTACTTAAAAGATGTACCAGACTGATTTAACGGAAACAAAATATTATCCGATTTATAAAAGAGGACGACACCCGGCATCTTCTGTCACTATCTATCTAATAAATAATATATTAGCCGGTGTCAACGTGGTTTTTCAAGGTTGACACCACATCGACACCTTTTCCTGTCTTTGGCGATTACCGGATATTTGTAGACAAGTAATAATCTACCAACTATCCCATTTCATGCCATCAACTAATTCAAAACATACAAAGAACTAAATGATAGCATATGGTAAAGTATATACAGGTAGTACTACTTATATGCAACAGGTAGTACTGCCTATTGACAGTATATAGTACTACGTATCTACGGTAGATAGTATTGCATATAAGTAATATGTGATATGCCATGAATTAGTTCACTATGACTTTTGAAGTAGTTTATGGCATATTTCGAAACAGTTGCTTCATGAGGATGGACAGGTTACGGACAAAACTTCGGACACAAAAAGGTGTCGATGTGGTGTCGACCTCAATACCGGCATCGACACCTTTTAATATATTGTTTATTAGACAGATGACATCAAGATATGCCAGGTGTCGTTCTCTATTGCATTTTTTTATATAAAGATTTGAATTGGATAAAATCTAAACAGGCTCTATTATCATGATCAGCTACCACCTTCTTCCGTAGTCGATATAAACACAAAGCAAGCTTTACCCCTCATCCCTGAGACATAAAGCCTAAACACGTAAATCAGTTATTATAAAAAACGAAGCAGTGTTATTAATGAATGTGTCTATAAGTATACTCTTTATTTTCCGTAGACAAAGGAAGGGCATATATATTGCAAGGATATGACAAGAGAAAGACAATTTAATTGAAAATAGAAGACCAAGGATTGTTTTTCTTTCGTACCTTAGTCCCCAAAGACGAGAAACTGTTTTGATTTTTTCGCCTCATGATTTGAGATGTATTAAATCAAAACAGTTTCTGAGTTTCCTAACAATTTTCAATTACCAATAATGGTTTATCTGAAGCAAATCAAACTAATCAATCCGGACGAGGTATCGGGGCCGGTAGAAGATCTGAAATATCCGTACAAGGCAGCAGCCGTACGGTATATGGACGAACTGGTATTCACGAGGCCTGTCACATTCCTGGTGGGAGAAAACGGGATCGGTAAATCGACCTTGTTAGAGGCCGTCATGTATAAATACGAGAGGCGTAACGAAGATCTGCAAGGCATGCTGAACGACGGCGACGAGAGCCACAAGGTACTCGCCAACGTCTTACCCGATCAGATTCGTTTAGTGGAGGTACGCAAACCGGACGACTATTTCTTTTTCCGTGCCGAATCTTTTTTCGACCATGCCCGCGAGATCGATGCCCAATCGATGCGCGACATCCTCAAATACGGACGCGATTACTCCATGGCACGCTATGGAGGACGGCGTCTGCTGGAGCAGTCGCACGGTGAAAGTTTCCTCAGCACATTCCTCAACTACGGAGAACGGAACATGCTCTATATCCTCGACGAACCGGAAGCAGCCCTTTCCCCCCAGCGCCAACTGTCATTGCTCGTACGGATAAAAGAATTGGTGGACCAGGGATGCCAACTCATCATCTCCACCCATTCGCCGATACTGATGGCTTATCCGGAAGCCGACATCTACAACATAGACGAAGACGGCGCTCGCCTGACTCCTTTTGAGGAAACGGAACATTACCAACTGACGAAATATTTCCTGACACACACGCAGCAGATGCTCCGAGAACTGGGAATCGGTTGAACAGGATATCCGGCATGCGTCCGTCCCCTGACTTTCAGCAGTGCCGGGAGATTATCTCTCCCAGGCATTTAGGATTTCCGCTACATAGACGTTATGCGGATTCCCAGCCATCGCGCTGTACCACTTTTCGTATAAGGCGGGATCAACAAAATGATCCTTATCCATCTTAGTCACATAAAGAGTTTTGCATTCGAGTGTCAGGCGCGATTCCTCGAAACAAGGGTTACCCAAATCGGTAAAACAGGGCGTCAAACCTGTCGCAGCCACCTTATCAATCTCCCGTCCCGACTTCGAACCGCAAATCTTATGAGCGGCCTTATGCTCTTCCCCCAAGAAGGAAAGCGTGAAAGCGCCCTTCGCATCGACAAACTCGCGGGTATAACGTTCCGGACGGATAAAAACGAACACTACCGGCTTGTTCCACAGGAAACCTACGCCTCCCCAACTTGCCGTCATCATGTTGAACTCGTCTTTATCACCGGCGCTTACCAGCATCCACTCTTTTCCGATAATCTCTATAAAATTGTCTTTGACCCGACCCGGCTCTATTGCCTTCATAATTTCATACCTTAATTTTATAACCACCCAAAGATACAGAAATATTCATTTGCGTATATGCTGAGTGTAAATATCTCTCTACAACATATAAAACTATTTTAGTACGGTTAACCAGATATTCTTGTCCATACAGAATATTTTCTTTAGGTTTGCATCTTAATATTCACGTAATTATCAAGACTATAAACTGCCAAAATGGAAATACTGAACAACTGGATCAGCGGGATTAACGACCTCTTGTGGTCGTATGTTTTAATTATCATGCTATTAGGATGCGCCTTCTGGTTCACCTTCAAAACCCGTTTCGTCCAATTTCGTATGTTCCGGGAGATGATACGCGTGCTTGGCGACTCCGCCAACAAAGCCCATGAAGGCGAAAAGCATATCTCATCTTTCCAAGCGTTCGCCGTATCGCTCGCCAGCCGTGTCGGTACAGGCAATCTGGCCGGAGTAGCCACAGCCATCGCCGTAGGAGGTCCGGGGGCAGTGTTCTGGATGTGGATCATCGCCCTTTTAGGTTCGGCCAGCGCTTTTGTCGAGTCTACGCTCGCACAGCTTTACAAACGGAAAGGGAAGGACTCCTTTATCGGAGGACCGGCTTACTATATGCGATACGGATTGGGGCTGAACTGGATGGGCGCATTGTTCGCTATCCTGATCTCTGTCACTTTCGGCTTCGCGTTCAACTCGGTACAGAGCAACACGATCTGCGAGGCCATGCAAGGCTCGTTCGGTTTCGATCCGAAAATCGTAGGTGCGATACTGACGGTACTGACACTTGTCATTATTTTTGGAGGAATCCAGCGAATAGCCAAAGTCAGCAGCGTACTCGTCCCCATGATGGCATTGGGATACGTGGCACTCGCATTGGGGATCGTACTGTTCAATATCACAGAACTGCCGACCGTCATCAAACTGATCGTAAGCAGTGCTTTCGGATGGGAACAAGCGGTAGGCGGCACGGTCGGAGCCGCCCTGATGCAGGGGATCAAGCGCGGCCTGTTCAGCAACGAGGCTGGTATGGGTTCGGCCCCGAACGTGGCGGCCACCGCATCCGTCACACATCCGGTCAAACAGGGATTGATCCAAACTTTGGGCGTTTTCACCGATACCCTGCTGATCTGTACTTGCACAGCTTTTATCATCCTGTTCAGCGGGGCGCCGTTGGACGGTTCGGTAAACGGAGTACAACTGACACAGCATGCCTTGACGCTCGAAGTGGGAAAAGCCGGAGGGATATTCGTTGCCGTAGCGATCTTTCTGTTCGCTTTCAGCAGTATTATCGGAAACTATTATTACGGGGAAGCGAACATCCGTTTCATCACACCGAAGAAAAGCGTGCTTTATATTTATCGCCTGTTGGTCGGCGGCATGGTAATGTTCGGAGCGTTGGCAAGCCTGGAACTCGCTTGGAGTCTGGCGGATATCACGATGGCTTTCATGACGATCTGCAACCTGGTCGCTATCTCGTTGCTGAGCAAACAGGCCTTCCTGCTACTGCACGATTACATTGCTCAGAAACGCAGTGGGATCAAAAGTCCGGTGTTCGATAAAAACAAGCTACCGGAACTGAAGGACAAGGCAGAATGCTGGTAAACACTTCTTATTGATAGATCAGGCTAAACAAACGTTCAGGAGCAAAGACCTCGTTGGCGACCTCCTGTATCTCTTCGGCGGTCAGCCTTTCCACCTTAGCAAAGACTTCCGGCAGGGTATCATAGCGGTTATAATGGAGAAAGCTCTTTCCCAACCCCAAGAACAGTCCCTCCCGGTTATCGCCAGAGACACCCAACTGCCCGATCACCTGCTTCTTGGCCGCTGCCAACTGGGTTGCGGTCAGTTTTACATCGCGCAGCTTAGCCAGTTCCTTATGAACAAGCCTGATCGCTTTCTCCTTATTCTTCGGATCGGTCCCGAAATAGATACTTGCCAATCCTGTATCGGTATAAGAAGTCACATTTGATTCGACATTATAGACAAGCCCGTTTTTTTCCCGGAGAGAGACATTCAAACGGTTGTTCATCCCCGGACCTCCCAAGAGATTGTTCAGCAGGAACAGCGGCAGACGTTTCTCATCGTGCATACTGTATGCTCGTCCTCCGATCAGCACATGCGCCTGATGGGTATCTTTGTGTATCTGGCGGCTGACGGGAAGGATCTCGCCGGGTGCCATCCGGTTACGTGCCGCCATCGGGAAAGCGATATCAGACAGGGTGCTTTCCGCCAGCTGCACGATCTTCTTGAACGGAATCCGGCCCATCGAAAAGAACACCATGTTTTCGGGTGCATAAAAACGCTTCATAAACGACTTGCCCGACTCACTTCCGAAACCGAGTAGCGAATGCTCGTCCCCTAAGATATTATGTCCCAATGCATGACCGTCGAATAGCAGATTCTCAAATTCATCGAAGATCAGTTCAGAAGGACTGTCCTCGTATGAATTGATTTCGTCCAGGATCACATCCACCTCCTTCTCGATCTCTTGTTCCGGGAACTGCGAATGGAACACCAGGTCGGTCAGCAGTTCGAAAGCCCGCCGGAAATGCTCCTCCATAAAGATGGAATAGACAAAAGTCTCCTCCTTCGTGGTATAGGCATTCAGCTCCCCTCCCACATTCTCCATCCGGTTCAGGATATGCCAAGACTTACGTTTTTCCGTTCCTTTGAATATCATGTGTTCGACAAAATGAGCCAAGCCGAACTCGTCCGCCTCCTCATCCCGTGTCCCGACATTCACGGCAAACCCGCAGTATGATACCGGAGAAGCAGCAGGAAGATGTACGATACGCAAACCATTCGGCAAAATATGTGAGAAGTAATCTTTTTCCATTATCCATTCATTAAGAGGGCACAAAAGTACAACAAATATTTATTTACAGACTTCTTTTAACTACCCTAGCCGTCAAATTAAAACTCTTTACTATGGAATTACAAACAATACAAAGTAAGATTTACGAGATCAGAGGACAGAAAGTCATATTAGATTTCGACTTGGCTGAATTATATCAATCAGATACCCGCTCTCTCAATCAAGCAGTCAAAAGAAACATCAAACGTTTTCCTCTCGACTTCATGTTTCAACTGACCACCGACGAATGGTCCGTCTTGATGTCACAATTTGTGACATCAAGTTGGGGTGGCACTCGGAAACGTCCCTTTGCATTTACAGAGCAAGGTGTTGCTATGCTGTCAGGACTATTGAAGAGCGATATCGCAATAGAAGTGAATATTTCAATCATGCGTGCTTTCGTCGCCATGCGCCAATACCTGCTCAACTCCGCTCCCTCACCCCAACTCAAAGAACTGAAAGAACGGATCGAGGCATTAGAAGACATCACAGAGGAAAACGAAGAAAAATTTGACGAAATCTACCTTGCCTTGGCGCAATTGGCACAAAAAAACAAACAGAACAACCAACCCCGTAATCCAATAGGATTCGTCAAACCCCAATAAAGTACAAAAATATGCGCTTCCCGCTGTGCAGGTATCATTAAAATAGATACTTTTGTACTTTGTTAAATTCATAACATCATATAGAATCATTTTTAAAGCTATGATAAACGAAGCAATCTCATCCATCCTGCAACAGGAAGCTGAAGCAGTACGCAATATTCCGATAACCAACGGCTATGAAGAGGCAGTGACACTCATTGTGAAACACGTACACGAACTCGGTGGAAACCTGATCACCAGCGGCATGGGGAAAGCAGGACAGATCGCCATGAACATCGCAACGACCTTCTGTTCGACAGGCACGCCTGCCTACTTCCTGCATCCCAGCGAAGCGCAGCATGGCGACCTCGGTATCGTCCGCAAGAACGATGTCATGTTGCTTATCTCCAATTCTGGCAAGACACGCGAACTGCTCGAACTGGTGGAGTTGACACGTGGTCTCGTGCCGGAAATGCAGTTTATCGTTATCACTGGCAACCCCGACAGCCCGTTAGCAGCTGAAGCGACGATCTGCCTGCCGACAGGTGCGCCAAAAGAAGTGTGCCCCTTAGGCCTCACCCCCACCACATCGACCACGGTCATGACGGTGATAGGCGATCTGTTAGTAGTCGGCACCATGAAACGCATCAACTTCGGCTATCCCGACTATGCCAAACGACATCACGGTGGTTATCTAGGCTCGAAAAGCCGCGAGCAGTGTAAAACAGAAAACAAATAAACAGTATGAGGAAGGTAATCGGCATCGGAGAAACCATTCTCGACATCATCTTCAAGAACAACCAGCCCCATACAGCAGTACCCGGCGGATCGACCTTCAACGGCCTTATCTCGTTAGGACGTCTCGGAGTACCCGTTTCCTTCATCAGCGAAGTAGGCAATGACCGTGTCGGCGACATCATCCGCGACTTTATGATGGAAAACAACCTTTCCACCCGCTACGTCGACCGTTTTCCGGACGGTAAAAGTCCGATCTCGCTCGCGTTTCTGGACGACGACAGCAATGCCAACTACACCTTCTACAAGGAGTATCCGAAGCAACGCCTCGACGTGCCCCTGCCGGAGATCAACGAAGATGACATTTTCATCTACGGCTCCTACTATTCGCTGAACCCCGCGCTCAGAGGACGGATGGTGGAGTTCCTCAACTATGCCCGCCAGCGCAAGGCGATTCTTTACTACGATCCGAATTTCCGCAAGGCGCACGCCCACGAAGCCATACGCCTCGCTCCGACATTACTCGAAAATTTCGAATATGCCGATATCGTACGTGGTTCGGACGAAGACTTCCTCAATATTTTCGGAGAGACTGACAGTGAAAAGGTCTACACTGACCATATCCGTTTCTACTGCGACCGTTTCATCACTACCCACGGAGCCGGAGGCGTAAACCTTTACCACGGCGACCGGCACCGTCATTTCGACTCGCCCGCCATCCGTCCGGTCAGTACGATCGGAGCCGGAGACAACTTCAATGCAGGTATCCTCTACGGTCTGTTAAAATATAATGTCCGCCACCGCGACCTCGTCACTCTCCCTCAGGAGACATGGGCGAACATCATCCGGTGCGGGATCGATCTGGCTACTGAGGTTTGCCACAGCTACGACAATTACATTTCTAAAGAATTTGCAACCTCCTACCTCTCTCAGTCTTAAATATCATTAACCGGGTAGATAAAGGGGTATAAAGACACATGTTTTTCACTATCTTTGCTTTGCATGAGTAGTAGAAGTATGATATTGAAACGGATTCTTTTCTTGTTCACCAGTGTGACCTTATTGGCAGGGTGCAGCTCCGGCAGAGCACCTGAAATTCGTGCCATATGTTTGCGTGACGACATCGGTAACTATATTATCAAATGGGAAACAGATCCCCATACCGACGGGATGATGAAACTTTATGTATCCGACACCCCCAACTCTTTCGACATGTCGCAGCCGTGCGGCTATGCTAACATCAACGACGGGAGAGTGACCTACATCACAAATGACAACATCACCCGCAAATACTTCCTCCTGTCGTTCAACGACAAGTACTACCGTACCGTCGGTGCCCGCTCGGTACAGATGGACAGTGTCCAGAACTTGCGCGACATAGGAGGCTATTTCAGCGAACACGGGAACCGTATGACCGGCTGGGGCAAGATATTCCGTTCGGGTGAACTCAAGGCGCTTAGCCGCAACGACACCATCCGGTTGGACAACCTGAAGATCAAAACGGTCATTGACCTCCGGGGAGAAGACGAGGTAGCTCTCGCCCCGGAAAAATATACAGGAGCAAACATCATCTCCATCCCAATCCCGGTAAAAGGAAAAGAACAGATCGCCCGACGTTTGGAAGAAGGGCGCATACGCAAAGGTGACGGACTCGTATACATGCAGGATACATACATCAGCTACGTGACAGACGAGAGCGAACAGTTCGGCAAGGCATTGAAAGTCTTCCTCGACAA
Proteins encoded in this region:
- a CDS encoding flavin reductase family protein, translating into MKAIEPGRVKDNFIEIIGKEWMLVSAGDKDEFNMMTASWGGVGFLWNKPVVFVFIRPERYTREFVDAKGAFTLSFLGEEHKAAHKICGSKSGREIDKVAATGLTPCFTDLGNPCFEESRLTLECKTLYVTKMDKDHFVDPALYEKWYSAMAGNPHNVYVAEILNAWER
- a CDS encoding alanine/glycine:cation symporter family protein; protein product: MEILNNWISGINDLLWSYVLIIMLLGCAFWFTFKTRFVQFRMFREMIRVLGDSANKAHEGEKHISSFQAFAVSLASRVGTGNLAGVATAIAVGGPGAVFWMWIIALLGSASAFVESTLAQLYKRKGKDSFIGGPAYYMRYGLGLNWMGALFAILISVTFGFAFNSVQSNTICEAMQGSFGFDPKIVGAILTVLTLVIIFGGIQRIAKVSSVLVPMMALGYVALALGIVLFNITELPTVIKLIVSSAFGWEQAVGGTVGAALMQGIKRGLFSNEAGMGSAPNVAATASVTHPVKQGLIQTLGVFTDTLLICTCTAFIILFSGAPLDGSVNGVQLTQHALTLEVGKAGGIFVAVAIFLFAFSSIIGNYYYGEANIRFITPKKSVLYIYRLLVGGMVMFGALASLELAWSLADITMAFMTICNLVAISLLSKQAFLLLHDYIAQKRSGIKSPVFDKNKLPELKDKAECW
- a CDS encoding M16 family metallopeptidase, which translates into the protein MEKDYFSHILPNGLRIVHLPAASPVSYCGFAVNVGTRDEEADEFGLAHFVEHMIFKGTEKRKSWHILNRMENVGGELNAYTTKEETFVYSIFMEEHFRRAFELLTDLVFHSQFPEQEIEKEVDVILDEINSYEDSPSELIFDEFENLLFDGHALGHNILGDEHSLLGFGSESGKSFMKRFYAPENMVFFSMGRIPFKKIVQLAESTLSDIAFPMAARNRMAPGEILPVSRQIHKDTHQAHVLIGGRAYSMHDEKRLPLFLLNNLLGGPGMNNRLNVSLREKNGLVYNVESNVTSYTDTGLASIYFGTDPKNKEKAIRLVHKELAKLRDVKLTATQLAAAKKQVIGQLGVSGDNREGLFLGLGKSFLHYNRYDTLPEVFAKVERLTAEEIQEVANEVFAPERLFSLIYQ
- a CDS encoding ORF6N domain-containing protein, encoding MELQTIQSKIYEIRGQKVILDFDLAELYQSDTRSLNQAVKRNIKRFPLDFMFQLTTDEWSVLMSQFVTSSWGGTRKRPFAFTEQGVAMLSGLLKSDIAIEVNISIMRAFVAMRQYLLNSAPSPQLKELKERIEALEDITEENEEKFDEIYLALAQLAQKNKQNNQPRNPIGFVKPQ
- a CDS encoding SIS domain-containing protein; the encoded protein is MINEAISSILQQEAEAVRNIPITNGYEEAVTLIVKHVHELGGNLITSGMGKAGQIAMNIATTFCSTGTPAYFLHPSEAQHGDLGIVRKNDVMLLISNSGKTRELLELVELTRGLVPEMQFIVITGNPDSPLAAEATICLPTGAPKEVCPLGLTPTTSTTVMTVIGDLLVVGTMKRINFGYPDYAKRHHGGYLGSKSREQCKTENK
- a CDS encoding carbohydrate kinase family protein; the encoded protein is MRKVIGIGETILDIIFKNNQPHTAVPGGSTFNGLISLGRLGVPVSFISEVGNDRVGDIIRDFMMENNLSTRYVDRFPDGKSPISLAFLDDDSNANYTFYKEYPKQRLDVPLPEINEDDIFIYGSYYSLNPALRGRMVEFLNYARQRKAILYYDPNFRKAHAHEAIRLAPTLLENFEYADIVRGSDEDFLNIFGETDSEKVYTDHIRFYCDRFITTHGAGGVNLYHGDRHRHFDSPAIRPVSTIGAGDNFNAGILYGLLKYNVRHRDLVTLPQETWANIIRCGIDLATEVCHSYDNYISKEFATSYLSQS
- a CDS encoding tyrosine-protein phosphatase, which gives rise to MILKRILFLFTSVTLLAGCSSGRAPEIRAICLRDDIGNYIIKWETDPHTDGMMKLYVSDTPNSFDMSQPCGYANINDGRVTYITNDNITRKYFLLSFNDKYYRTVGARSVQMDSVQNLRDIGGYFSEHGNRMTGWGKIFRSGELKALSRNDTIRLDNLKIKTVIDLRGEDEVALAPEKYTGANIISIPIPVKGKEQIARRLEEGRIRKGDGLVYMQDTYISYVTDESEQFGKALKVFLDKDNYPILVNCSLGKDRAGFLTAMLLTALDVPEETIMKDYMASNNHIDLRHLAYMARNLNTDAQETITVLLGADETWLDLAFHKIKKEYGSTDKYLSKGLHLTEKERDTLKDIILH